DNA from Plectropomus leopardus isolate mb chromosome 11, YSFRI_Pleo_2.0, whole genome shotgun sequence:
AATCTTTTTTggagaaatacaaaaattaaaaaatctgtatttattttagctgtTCTCAGTCATCACTTTGCAGGGGTGCTTATTGTCTGCACAGGATGAAAACACCTTTGGCCAGGCCCACAAGGGGACTAAAAAGGTCAGGGTTACTGGTTGTTTTTGTCCAGTTTTCCACAGCATCTGTATCACAGAACTTTATATTTCAGGTTCAAGAGGACTTGAGACAACTCAGATTTAATCTTCAGAACATCACTATCAATGAGATGGGAAAAACAGTGGACATTCAAGCCTTGGACACTGCCATTGGCAAAACAGAGAGTACCATCAGGGTAAGGATTCTTCCTGCAGAAGAAGCATTGATATTGATAACACTTAATGTACATCAGGCAAAGGTGACTgaattttaaacagaaaacttCTGTTTAATTGTAAACAGAAGCATGCAGAGGATTACCTGAAAACTGTGAGTAATCAGCTGGTGGTTCTTCCAGTAATTGAAGATTTACCAAAACTGAAGCAGATTCCCAAATGGTAAGTAAGGAAAAGCTTACATTTGTCACAATGAAATGAGTTCTTTTATCATTGttggaaaaaatatgttaagAATTGCACACATTCTAGTGATGGATATTATGAGTCTAAATAGAGGACATTACACAGGAAACCTGCACTGGAGAGCATCCCAGATGTGCGTCCACAAAGGAAAGACCTTCCAGAGGCTTCACCAGGGGAAAAggtacattattttttatgttcagaaataaaaacaatttactcAGTAATATAATACAAGCTGCAGTATAAACTATATGTACCCAagtaagaaatttaaaaataatacatgtgACAGAACAGCACATAAGACACCAGAAGAACACTTTGAGActctacatatatacatacatataaatgtttgatattcttaattattttttgtctttttttccctccatgtcTCATTCAGCACAAGTCAGCGTTAACCATGCGTTTGCTTTATAATCCTGCTCACCCAAACAACAGAGCCATGATGCACCAAAAATTTGGGATATCGCTTCCAGATGTCTACAAGAGAAGCACAAATGCAGTAAGTACTCTGACTATGAATGTAGATAAATATAAACTGTAGATTGGGAAAATTTCATGTTTATGCCATGCATGTTTTCCATAGAAATGACACATTACAGGGAGGTTTGACAAAGTTCTtaaaatacagtgtgtttttgtgggcCACTTGAATCACTGTAAGTTTTGTAGAATTTATTGATGcaagaaataatgataaaagtaTGCTTATGTGACTTTTGTGCCAGTATCTTAATATGATGTACTGTGCACTCCAGGCAGTTTCAAAGTAAACACTCTGAAAATGCTACTTGACTCCGGTCTGCCCTGGAGCCTTACAGACTCTTTGTGGACTCAAggttatagttttttttatctcccaTAATTGAGTGCTGTAGTTTGTAGTCAGAAtgagtaaaatacaaaacaatctTGGAGTGGGTGACAGATAATTCAACTGTGACTTTTTGAAACTGAACATGGAAGAGAATTTTAACTTGCTGCAAGAATCAGGCTACATCTGGTATTTTGGCTTTCTTAGTTAtggagcagatttttttttatcacacatACTGCTGAAAAAGACTATAATCATCTATAATTATAAACTACAATCAGAATAATGTTATGTCCTCCAGTTATTTGCTTTGCACAATGAGAAATTGATTCCTGTGTCTGAGTCTTTGTTGATATTAATTGTAACATACAACACATGCCTCGGGAAAGGTTTGATTAGAAAGCATTACAAGAGTTTCTGCTCCAACTAAGATGAATTGGATATCATTGTTCCTCTCTCTGATACCTACTCCCTTAATCCCCAGAACAGACACTTTATGCTGGAGTAAAGAGTGATGCTAGAGGTCTGCATTAATAGATGCTTCAAGTCTCATGctcagagagacagtgacataAAGGTCACTTGGCTCGGTGATGACAGCCAGCACTTGTCACAGCAAACAAATGAATCTTTGCAAAGGTCGGCATTAGttttagatatattttacacactttctTCTCCAATATGTTTTTGGTAATCTATACCTGACATGAGAAATAATGGCCAAGACTGTCACTCTGATATAGGAGATATAGAAGCGCTGGCTGCAGAAAGCGGGAAGCAGCAGATTGCAGCACATCAGCATTCTTCTAAAGAAACAGGCGCCTGATTGCTGTGCTATGGGCTACTGGTTTACAGCTGTCTCAGGACAGAAGTGGGTACCTGGTCCAGCATGCCAATAAGACAGCCGTAGCTTCCCCAACTGCTAACCACTGGCTCTCTGCCTGCTGCCTCCTCCTGCAACTCAGGCCAGCTCTTCTCCACTCCACACCCGTGCCAGGAAAtgagtttttgcattttagcaattttacaaaaaggtGCCACCTTTTCCCTACCCCATCTGAAACAGATGTGTGCCTTTGAGGGGAGATTCTCCCAGCACCTGGCTACTACCTGTGGTCTGTCAGAGAGCTCAGTGGTCTGAAGAGAACGAAGGAGAGGACATTAGGTGACAAGTCTGGAGGATCAGCATCACAAACTTTGTGTTTTAAGACGAATGACACATTTGAATCTGCTTATATCAAACTAGGCCATTAGatctacttttattttattgatatgaTACAAAAGTGTGTATTAATAATGTTTGGCAGAACAGAGTTGCGAATGAGCAACTTAAGGAGAAATGGTCCTAAAATTTGCTAAAGTATAGTAAAAAAATCCCTtgaaaattggccaaaaaacagaaatttttttttttaaaaaactgggggaaaaaaacaaaacaaaacaaggaaattataaattaaattataaagaaTATTATatagaatatatttttataaagaaattatataatttaaaatatataattttgataatcataaatatagtttagtttgagacattttccctaacttttaTCCCTAACAATTTGTAAAGTCagttattgcctttttccatgttttcaaaagaagtcaaaccaatttgcgttaaatacttgtgaaaggcatgtgGTCTCAGCACTAGAAAAGTGAGGTCATTGCacatttcaaaggattaagATAAACTTTTaatctgctgctctgtgattaTTTGATGTAGGGTTAGATGCGTTACAGGAGAGTAATGAAGACAGAAAATCTATTATTTGTAAGCATGTACGCTTTCCTGGGCCTTTCCCTTATACTTATTCTACAAGAAAgttctattttttgttaaatcaccAAGCTGGAAAAAGTCTGATTAATGCTGGTTACCTTGGATACTTGGAGAAATCTctccagaaaaagaaagacaatctaattgctgaaaaaaagtgtctttgagtttcTTTCTTTGACTGTGGGCAACAACTTCATAGGGTCTGACCAGAAAGTACAGGATCTGGTAGCATTGCTTGGGTTTTATATCACATGTACAAACTCTGATATTCAAAAGCTATTCTTTCAGGCAAAACATCACAGAATAATCACCGGCCCTGGGACGAGTCTTCCAGCCATTGAAGCGAAGAGCCGTCATAGCCCGGCTGAAGAGGACAGCGGGACAGGTACACAGACATGTCATCATCTCATCACCAACACTTCACCTCTCTTATATTCTAGACAAATGCTCATGGATTGTGTGAGTTAATTGGTGTTTGCTTCATTTTGATCATACCACTACCTCGAATTCAATTGCAAACTGCTCACTATAATTTCCATTGTTagtcatttcatttaatttgtgatttgtttcacttttccattttaatgtcttgaattttttaaagtcttgCCTAGTCTGAAACTTTTATGAACAGGCACAATGTTatatcaaactgttttttaattttctatttccaTTAGTCCCAGATACAGGTCTGTGTCCTAAGTCAATCCAGATTAAGGCTGCCACTCTTCACCCCAAAGAGGATTCTTCTAAGACAGGTCAGCTGCCCCTGGAAATATTGATACTAACAAAAGTTCTGCCACTGTTGCAATCCAATAACTTGCAAGGGCTTTATCCCATTTTGCTCTCTTGCCATTTCTCTCATTGTTTTGATTGTCTTTCAGTATAAAGCCTGTAGTGCCACTGTTGTTGTAGGGACAGCTGCCACTTGGTTTGATATAGATTACTGTTTGCCACTGATTGATCCTTGTTAGAGTGCAATTGAGCCTGTCTGTTTGTAACTTTACATCCTATAGGTTTGAAGTCCCGGTGGCACAAGCAGCTGACTTGGGAACCAGAACCTGCATCCACTCTGGAAAGTATAGGCAGAGAATACACCCTGCTATGGACCACCAAGACACCACCTCCCACCACAACCTCCAAGAGAGTGGACCACAGCGGTATGATGCAAGCCACTGATGATGTTATACTTAAAAGCCCCCAGGTAACAATACTATAGTTTTAAGAAAGAtgttaaatcaaatcaaaaagagAAGGTGATCATAGACAttcatttgattaatttaaatgtatcattAAAGTCTTAGTTTGTTGCCTCTTGTTTCTGTGTTCTGTAGAATCTACCTGTGCAAGTTCTagaaaacatcagcaaataTCCCTTTGCCATCATAAAGGGACGGATCAACCCACTGGAGACAGATTTCTGTCATTTCAAGCAGAGCTTTAGCTTGTGCTGGAGCAGTGTGGTGGACGTTCTGGGGGCTCTGGAAAAGCTACTCAGGGACTTTGCTGTGCCTCTAGCCAAAGTGAGCGGGGAACGGCTAGTGGAGTTTAGCCATGGTTGGGATAACAGTTGGAGGAAATCTCCTCCAGTGAAGGACCTCCTCTCAGTGCTTGAAAACTGGGAGGAGGTATCGAGTCTTATCTTATGCCCAGGTCAGCGCTACAAGGGAGAGGGAGGCATCGAGGCGGCTGCCATCCACATTCAGTCCTGCTGGAGGCGCTACTTAGCCCGGACTGCCTACCTGGGCCACTACAGGCGCAAGTGGGCGGCAGGTATCATCGCTATCTCATGGCTGATGCTCGCTCAGAGGCGGCGTGTCAGGAAGGCCCTGCAGGCCCGGCGTCTCAGACAGCTGGAGAATTACCGCAGCAGAGCCCAGGTGATGCTGCTTACATCCAATgtgtgcttctctctctctctctctctctctctctctctctctctctttctttctccctctaaATATTGCTCTCTCACCTTTTCAAAGCTTTCCTTTGTTTCTCATTTCCCccaatttttcaaaattggactcagacttttatttatgacttctaaattaaattacatagGTCAGATCTTAAATACAGATGTGCACAGTTCCATCTGAGGTGTGATGATTTATCATCAGAATTAAATAATCTGCATATTCTGAATGTTACTTTATgtttataaaatttaaatataaccATCTGACTCTAGAAAAAGACAGACTAATTGTTTTAAGACAGTGTTTTTGCTAGAATGAAAATATTGATTCTACATTTCAGCTTTTGCTATAAAGTTTTATATTCCATTGGGTCAAAAAGGTTAGTGTTTCACAGAGGGCCAAtcaaaatctgtgttttagcAACATCCTCTTAGAGGTGCCAAGAAGAGTGTACTTCTCTCTCTGACTAAATTATTGTAAAAGTAAGGACAGCAATGGGGAAAAGCCATGTCACTAAAATGCAGGGACATTCATCATGGTATGTAATTGAACAAAAATATGCTTTAGTACCTCTGGCTTGAGAGCCACAGAAACAGAACAGCAGAGGGGAGCAGTGAGACAACTGAACAGAGcagaacaacagaaaaaaaagtgagccTAAAACAGAGGAGTTCAATGAACAGAGAGGagcaacagaaagaaagagtggGACAGATGAATAGATGAATCAAATAAAACTGCAGCCAcatttataacaaaataaagcatattgagaaacaatgtttttgagTGCTAGAGAACAATGGTAAAGAATGTAACAGAAGCTACATATATAATGACATTCTGTGAATTGATACAATTTTATAgagattatttaaattttaaattaaataaaaatgtgctgtgGTGATATTGGCCATTAAAAAGCAGGctcatataaatattttgtaaaattagttatttgctacttttttctatttatctAGGCTAAAATTCATGATgaattatgatgattatgatgatttattttcaaaatgtgacctGTAGTTTCGTTTACTTGATGATGCATAGAGTATGCTTTAAACACTAAACAATGTTCTATTAACatttagaaacaaaacatttaattccagttttatatatattatcatcTGCACTGTGGTGCCCCTACACCATCAATACAGTAGCTTAGTCATGAATTGTAGGAAAACAGtaagaataaagaataaaaatgtttcactcCCTTACATTATTGATTATCTGGAGCGAATGGGCCTCAAAACATAAGAATATCCATGAGTGATTATGGCTGATTTTAAACCCTTATTTGGGCATTGTACCCCACAGATTACAGATCATATAAAGAACATATAAaattatcctttaaaaaaattctgaacaaacaacaaacccaAAATGTaatacacaagaaaaaacaactgtgtTTACATAGGCTTACTTTTggaattttgatatttttgttttttacatttatttattttgaatgttgGCATGAACTCCCATGACCTGAGTAGTTGACCCATGTCCCGTTTCAAAGTGCACCCACTTAATGCCCCTACCCCCACAGCCTGTCAAATGACTCTATGCCTCAAGATACACACAAACCATttaatggttaggtttaaaaatgaaaacagactgtAAAAGGAAAATGATTGTCTTGCAGCTAAAATTTATTGTGAGTGTAGTTGCATAGCAAGCAATACAAGTTTGTAGCTGAGTGGGACACATGGAGCTATTGGTTTGAATGGAGTATTTCTAAAgcataaaacaatcaaaaacatattttattcaatGCCATTAAACCTTACTGTAgaaattttagattttcttAAGGCACTGTTAAGCTATGAAGATCAACATTTCtaacttttttctgtcataGCCAAATCTTGCCAACCTCACCTCATGAAATAAAACTCTGCTTCTATTTAACTCTTTAAGAGAGATGTATGACAGCAAAATTTTTCCTAGATGCCTAACGTTCTGTAGATTTTTCCCCATTCAGCATAGATGTCATGTCTGGGCTGTCATCTGGACTGAACATCGCATTAGAGCGCTGACACAATATTAATTAGTGCCTACGAGTTCATTTAGTTTTAACATCGCCGTTTGTGTATACATGCACTAAATGTATGTTCTCACTCTTTAAACATTCATACCCTGTTAATTAAGCCTGCTAATCTTCCCCTGGCAGTAGCATCATGTACCTTGCTGATTGAATTAATTGTGAGAAGATGTTTCTAAAGTAAACGCTTAATTTAATTAAGGTGGTATTTTATGCTTGGTTTGCTTCTGTTAGCCCAGAGAGAGATTGGCTTGATGTGTTTTAGCTATGCAGtgatgatttgtgtgtgtgtgtgtgtgtgtgtgtgtgtgtgtgtgtgtgtgtgtgtgtgtgtgcgcgtgcgcacgtttgcgtgcatgtgtgtatgcaacGCGTCCAAACAGGCCCATCTCTGATCACTCTTTTTCTCCATCCCCAGCATCTGGCAGCCAACTGGAAACGCATCCAGTCCTCCAAGAGGACCATTATCCACATCCCTTCATTAGGTAGCTTTCTCtgcctgctgcacacacacacatacatgcacacacacacacacgcacacacacacacacacacacacacacacacacacacatacatctgaTCTAGCAGCAGTCATCCCCTGTCTCACCACTCCACTCTGCTGCTGCCCCAGTCTGTGGCCCTGGTGGAGGCACTCTGTCTCGTTCAAATGACTCTCTGCAGGAAAGCACTCACAGGATGATGACAGTCCCCATGCCAGGGAACTGAACAATTTAGTCTCAATCGCCATTTAATTTGCAGATTAAGCAAATGAAAAGCCATTATGTTGAATATTTGCAACTGGCACAAAGGTCTTATTTTATTGCtgcgaaaacacacacacacacacacacacacacacacacacacacacacacacatgcacgcacaaaagcacaaaaagccGCTGTGTTTTTGCACTCGACATAGAGTGCATGCTATGATCCGTTCTTGTTCTAATTTCACTATGGCACTCGCATTTAGACTGTAATCAGGCATGTGCATTGTAAATCATTGAGCGATTGTCTAAAATTATTAAGCCTAATTACTAGCAGATGGAATGCTTTATTTGCACTTGGGGTGGCTACAGAGAGTGCTGTGTGAGCAAGGATAATTAGAAAGTTGAACCCCATTGTTGTTAATTAGCATGAATCCAATCATTTAATTACCTTGATTCAGTTGAGGATTCTCTCTCAGGCAGAAATCCAGACAGACATAGAGTAAAATCCTGGAGGTACCGCTGGATGGAGCTCAGCGGTGGCTGGACATGGTGCAACAGGACTCCCAGCACATGACAGACACTGCACCTGCTAGTTATTAAGCTAAATTAATCATCAGATTGCGCTACTGTGTGATTAGACTGAACTATCCAACCCCCAAGTCTAGCAGCGTGCACATCTGAGGGTAGTTGTACAGAGCTGCAGATTTTTAATAAAGCCAATTAGAGATGATATGAATCTCTCTTTAAAAGTCTTGTGACCTTGTTCTGACAGGATACTCTCAGAGCCAGCGAATCAGTTTAAGGGGATTTGATGTCCTACAGAACAGCCAAATAGGCAGACTGTGTGCTATCAGAGGTAGGAGCTTTACACAGccataaacacacattcatttttttgtacgCTTTAATGTCAACATCGCTTTGTCTTTGTatattttaagatgaaaatgtgGAGGTGATCTATGTATGTCCGAGGCATCTGGGGGACGACATCTTGCACTATTACACCAGCCTCCTGAAGTGTGATGGAGCCACAGGCGAGGAGGATTATGGGACCACTCAGGCCTCGTCTTTCTCCGTCAGACGCTTTATCATCCTCACACCTGAAGCTGTAGATTATTTCCCGGTAAGGTCAATCACATTCCCATTTTTTGCACGCAAATGTGAACTAACTGATtgaatgcatttaatttttcagCAGCATCGTAGAGTTTACTGTGGAGTAATCGATTGTATTGTACTGCAGAGATGCTCCAAGCATCTGTAGTTTGTGAATTCTCCTCTAGAGGGTACTACAGGAGATTGTTATGTGCAGTTGTCTTGTGAGAGTTACactgtttaatatttttccaCCCCCTTTTACtacttttgaaattaaacaTGGTGTGTTTATGTCAAAGTAAACACACTAGAGCTGTGTTAAGTTATACTTAATTAAAATACACGCAGTAGTCTCTTGCTGGTGTTcagtaaataattaaattccATATTAGTTGGTTTTATTAACGGTTTATTCCGTCTAACTGCGGCATTTTCAAGCATTCCGAATTGTTTAGATTACctcaatacaataaaatgaaggtgttgttattgttgtttttacatgcaGCCGTTCTATCTATCTTACATCCTTTTGCGCTAGATTGAATGTGCAACGTGACATGGtcttcttcatttctttctaTTGATTTTCCcgctgttttgttgttaaacTGTGCCAGACGTGTTGCTGAGATGAATCACTGCTACCCATGGCTGGCAGCGCATTCTGCCAGTGACAGAAGGGATAATTCCATGTGgatcaaataaatacagatgtGAAGTAATTAGTTATATTCCCAAGGAGCTCATTGCTAGCACACATTAAAGATGTGAAGGATAGGGGAGGACTCCCACAGGCAGCTTTTATCAATTCAACCTGCTGGAATACAGGAGAGGTTAAAGCCCTGCTGGCTATTACAATAATAGATCTGTTGTGTGTACACAGTGATAAATCAGGTCAAGAAACAACCCTtggaagacacacacagatctctTAGCTTCagcagaaatctttttttttccccccaacttCTCTTCTAGACCCGTAACATGTGCCTGTCCACGCTGCTAAAGTACAGTCCACACACCCTGAAGCGCATCAGGAACCTGATCCAGGGGAAGCAGGCCTATATTGTGGGCGGAGTGGTGCATATGGATGACCTGGCAGTGGCTGATGAGCTAGGAGTGCCAATCCTGGCTCCAGAACCAGCTACTGCACAGCTCTACAACACCAAGTCTGGAGGGAGGAGGATCTTTGCCGGGGCAGGGGTTGATGTGCCGCCTGGTCAAGGAGACATCTATTCGCTAAACCAGGTcagagattaaccctttgaaacctaagaaaattggcttgatttcttttaaaacattggaAGAGGGCACTCGTACGTGCatgtacatacacactcacacatacacgagcacacacactcacactcatttCTCCTGATCTTCTTGTCATTTATTGTGGACCCCATTTATTGCTTTCAGCAaagtaatttattgtattatttgtaatttactGTATTACCTTCAGTGAGGTATTTCTATAAGCTATTGGGGTTTCTAACCTGTTTGTCTGTATTCTTTTTGACCTGTTTCCTGTAATTGTTTATAATGgtgcaaataaatacatttaataataaaataattagcaAATTAAGAGGAAGTAGAAGTAAGCAgaagaaataagcaagaaattaccaaaaagaagaaaataacctgaatattagcacagaaaaacaaaaaaggggaaagtttttttttaaaaaggaaatgaccccacaaaaaacttcaaaatattattattctgtaaaaaaaattgaaatattttactatgataattagaaatatagttctGTGGAAAATGTTtcctaattttcttttcaaaatacttccttaaatctactaatgtcttgcaatttgcaggactcCTCTtcccaagttactcattgcccttttccccatttttaaaaaaagaaatcaaaccaatttgcttggacatcaaagttttaaatacttttaagtaCTTAAATACTGAAAGGTATctaaatacagcacaagaaaactgatcaaTCTAAGTGTTTATaggttaaaaacacaaacgcaTACTCCATTAGAGCAGGAGGTATTTTATCAGGCCCTGATAACacataatacattttcagttttatttgtaatttatcaGTTTGTAATTCACATGTCTGTTTTTCGGTTTAGCTGCATGAAACACTAGCTGAGCTCATGACCCGAAACATTCATGTGCAACGTTGGCTCTTCAAGATGGACTCTGAGCATGGCAGCCGCGGCACAGCGCACTGTGATGTATGCCATCTAAGCTGCTATAACTGGGCCCTGCAGAAATGCCATCGTCATGGTCCTGAGTTGTGGAACACAGAATGGATTCAGGTAATTCAGAGGATGACGTCATTCTCACCCCTGTCATAAACTATAGGACCAGTTCTTAAAGGACATTTCATATACTTACTTTTATGCAGTGCTTTATTGAATTTGCTTGggttttggtttgtgtttttattctttttatttatttcccttaTTACTTCTCcctaaattgatgttttttactATTATGTCTTGCTTTTATGGCTCCCTCCAAAGCACTGGTTTTAGAAAagtgcaatacaaataaagtttattgctattattattacacacatACCAATGAGGGATTGGCCATTTAAAGTTAACATGGTAACAACTAGATACTTAACAAATAACATTACAGTAACAGCTAGatattaaaaaggaaattgtGCTAGTTGTTGAGACAAAACAGCGTAAAAAAGGGGATTCACTTCTGTCATTAAATGATCAAGAGGTCACAGTGGGGTCAGAGAGTTGCCATCATTTAGCTGAACGTAACAGTCACGGGGCTGGTCCCTGTAGTACAGTATTTTGAGGATTGTCCCCAGAACCACGGAACGTTAAATCAATagataaaatatctgtttatacACACTGCCATTATCCATTCTCTGAGGCACACACATCAACTAGTGTTGGCGTGTTGGGAAGAACAAAAGCCTGTCTGATGGTAGTAATGCCCTTACTCACCTGGCAATTAAATCACACAACAGACATTCTGATCAAAagagcatttctttttttcttatttttgtatatatttataataaaactaTAGTACAGATTAATGTCACACAGATTTACAGCTGATTCAATTAGTATTACAAATGCCTTGACAGTATTTTGAAGTAAAAATTACACTAAATACTTAAATCCTTAATTTGAGctgatgttgatgtttgatCTGCTGCTCAGTCATTGAGCTTTCTGACTGTCCATAGCAATCCCTGGATGGTCTGAGCcatttgcaacattttagcACAAATACTGTG
Protein-coding regions in this window:
- the iqch gene encoding IQ motif-containing protein H, coding for MSDILQNEDKLGEVLFQVQEDLRQLRFNLQNITINEMGKTVDIQALDTAIGKTESTIRKHAEDYLKTVSNQLVVLPVIEDLPKLKQIPKWKPALESIPDVRPQRKDLPEASPGEKHKSALTMRLLYNPAHPNNRAMMHQKFGISLPDVYKRSTNAAKHHRIITGPGTSLPAIEAKSRHSPAEEDSGTVPDTGLCPKSIQIKAATLHPKEDSSKTGLKSRWHKQLTWEPEPASTLESIGREYTLLWTTKTPPPTTTSKRVDHSGMMQATDDVILKSPQNLPVQVLENISKYPFAIIKGRINPLETDFCHFKQSFSLCWSSVVDVLGALEKLLRDFAVPLAKVSGERLVEFSHGWDNSWRKSPPVKDLLSVLENWEEVSSLILCPGQRYKGEGGIEAAAIHIQSCWRRYLARTAYLGHYRRKWAAGIIAISWLMLAQRRRVRKALQARRLRQLENYRSRAQHLAANWKRIQSSKRTIIHIPSLGYSQSQRISLRGFDVLQNSQIGRLCAIRDENVEVIYVCPRHLGDDILHYYTSLLKCDGATGEEDYGTTQASSFSVRRFIILTPEAVDYFPTRNMCLSTLLKYSPHTLKRIRNLIQGKQAYIVGGVVHMDDLAVADELGVPILAPEPATAQLYNTKSGGRRIFAGAGVDVPPGQGDIYSLNQLHETLAELMTRNIHVQRWLFKMDSEHGSRGTAHCDVCHLSCYNWALQKCHRHGPELWNTEWIQESVLLRYLDEVPEWLARFARLAKPSCYPNWACFLKIFLRQGGVVEAYPPSDSVTCLTVDLLLEPGGEVTMLSCGDQLHGSYQLEAICSTVPQTSVHPETLQSICMRVGQACLERHIMGYVSVDLATFLNLNTMEQKVWAIDLDLTYSDQLAMTQMLLMMTGGTLNCRTGCLEVPAPVTEKCCEHQSAARPPVVKRYAVIGSQLFHSNLSMLYHNVFFMMCKNYGLGFNMKRKQGTVFAVYDNSRRCNIGMITVSEDLRGALVTFAQNLSVIHQEVSPPKMQAETNFKDLIKDIEAVLRMIVQNKMRAVEDKPAA